A genomic window from Sphingobacterium sp. BN32 includes:
- a CDS encoding NAD(P)-dependent oxidoreductase, which produces MQMNILIVDDLHEVFLEKLDQAKIPYNYQPEITREEAEQLIPEYEGLVIRSKFQVDSDFIDLGSKLKLIGRSGAGMDNIDEAYADSKGIALFSANDGNKDAVGEHMIGMLLSLMNNLRRGDQEVRSEKWLREENRGYELKGRTVAIIGYGHNGQAMAKKLSGFEVKVIAYDKYKTGFSDQYAREVSMEEVVKLADVLSFHIPLTRETKGMVDEEYLFHFRKPIFFLMGARGGIAQIPAVLKYLDQGKILGAAFDVLPIEKFPTLAEQAWYKDLISRDNVLLSPHVAGWTFESYYKLSSFLAEKIIAYIKK; this is translated from the coding sequence ATGCAAATGAATATTCTAATCGTCGATGACCTTCATGAAGTCTTCTTAGAAAAATTAGACCAAGCGAAGATTCCTTATAACTATCAACCTGAAATTACGCGCGAAGAAGCAGAACAGTTGATTCCCGAATACGAGGGCTTAGTCATCCGTTCAAAGTTTCAGGTGGACTCCGATTTTATCGACCTGGGCAGCAAGCTAAAGCTTATTGGTCGCTCCGGAGCAGGAATGGACAATATCGACGAAGCATATGCCGACAGCAAAGGCATCGCTTTATTCAGTGCTAACGACGGAAATAAGGATGCGGTCGGCGAGCACATGATCGGCATGTTGCTATCCCTTATGAACAACCTACGTCGTGGCGACCAGGAAGTTCGTTCGGAAAAATGGTTGCGGGAAGAAAACCGTGGCTACGAACTCAAAGGACGTACGGTCGCGATCATAGGATATGGCCATAACGGACAGGCCATGGCAAAGAAACTATCCGGTTTTGAAGTCAAGGTCATTGCCTATGACAAATACAAAACAGGCTTCTCCGACCAGTATGCCCGCGAAGTCTCTATGGAAGAAGTGGTCAAGCTAGCCGATGTACTAAGCTTCCACATCCCATTAACGAGAGAAACGAAAGGCATGGTTGACGAGGAGTACCTATTCCATTTCCGTAAGCCTATCTTCTTTTTGATGGGAGCACGAGGTGGAATAGCGCAGATCCCGGCGGTATTGAAATATTTAGATCAAGGCAAAATATTAGGAGCAGCATTCGATGTATTGCCCATTGAAAAATTCCCCACGCTAGCTGAACAAGCATGGTACAAAGATCTTATTAGCCGCGACAATGTATTATTAAGTCCGCATGTCGCAGGTTGGACCTTCGAAAGCTATTACAAGCTATCGAGCTTCTTGGCAGAAAAAATCATCGCTTACATCAAAAAGTAA